A genomic window from Bdellovibrio sp. SKB1291214 includes:
- a CDS encoding complex I subunit 1/NuoH family protein yields the protein MGMGKDSFEIIVNGLKLVVIFLMMVQLVPILVWVERRGSAFIQNRLGPNRVGPLGLMQLLADAVKFLTKEAFVPSTAKPLLYYAAPVFALIPGAVAFSAIPMSTPISVGTFELFGQTWGPYTFLVQGYDIGVGIVFILGVSSLAAYTMLMAGWGSGNKYSLMGALRASAQTISYELALGLSIVGVIMMYGTFHLSDMTLAQQGHLHFQFMGYTISSQWLPNWGIFYQPLGALLFFTSTFAESNRLPFDLAEGESELVAGFHTEYGGFKFNMFFIGEYGHMMIASGLMAIFFFGGYGIPWVTVEQIREWAMTVTSNANWASALVALIHFLVFNVKFFLFLWLFIWVRWTLPRFRYDQLMDLGWKTMLPWALANTIITAFVIYVASL from the coding sequence ATGGGAATGGGTAAAGATTCATTCGAAATTATCGTCAACGGGCTTAAGCTCGTTGTTATCTTTTTGATGATGGTTCAACTCGTGCCGATCCTTGTATGGGTTGAGCGTCGTGGTTCTGCTTTCATTCAAAACCGTCTTGGTCCAAATCGTGTCGGTCCTTTGGGATTGATGCAGTTATTGGCCGATGCCGTGAAGTTCTTGACGAAAGAAGCTTTCGTTCCTTCAACAGCAAAACCATTGTTGTACTATGCAGCTCCGGTATTTGCGTTGATTCCGGGTGCGGTTGCGTTTTCGGCGATTCCAATGTCGACACCAATCTCGGTAGGGACATTCGAATTGTTCGGTCAAACGTGGGGTCCATACACATTCTTGGTTCAAGGTTATGATATCGGTGTTGGTATCGTATTCATCTTGGGTGTTTCTTCTCTAGCGGCCTACACGATGTTGATGGCGGGTTGGGGTTCAGGAAATAAGTACTCTTTGATGGGTGCGCTTCGCGCTTCTGCACAAACGATTTCTTACGAGTTGGCCCTGGGCCTTTCTATCGTAGGAGTAATCATGATGTACGGAACTTTCCACTTGAGCGATATGACTTTGGCGCAACAAGGTCACTTGCACTTCCAGTTCATGGGTTACACGATTTCTTCTCAGTGGCTTCCAAACTGGGGTATTTTCTATCAACCATTGGGCGCCTTGTTGTTCTTCACTTCAACATTCGCAGAATCTAACCGTCTTCCATTTGACTTGGCAGAGGGTGAGTCAGAGCTAGTTGCTGGTTTCCACACCGAGTACGGTGGTTTCAAATTCAACATGTTCTTTATCGGTGAGTACGGCCACATGATGATCGCTTCTGGTTTAATGGCGATCTTCTTCTTTGGTGGTTATGGAATTCCTTGGGTAACTGTTGAACAGATTCGTGAATGGGCCATGACTGTGACTTCAAATGCAAACTGGGCATCAGCTTTGGTTGCGTTAATTCACTTCCTGGTTTTCAACGTGAAATTCTTCTTGTTCTTGTGGTTATTCATCTGGGTTCGCTGGACATTGCCTCGTTTCCGCTACGATCAATTGATGGATCTTGGTTGGAAAACGATGCTTCCATGGGCTTTGGCTAACACGATCATCACGGCTTTCGTGATTTACGTAGCATCTTTGTAA
- a CDS encoding NADH-quinone oxidoreductase subunit A, which yields MALGGIIFIVIFIALFGSFLVWLSIKTGGKVHYHPVKYEPYECGLPSLDKKDTKVSVKFYLTAILFILFDIEIIFMYPWATSFRDFIASGQGAFVFGSMIFFLAVFIFGLFWEVKSKALEWD from the coding sequence GTGGCACTCGGTGGAATCATTTTCATCGTAATTTTTATTGCGCTATTTGGCAGTTTTCTGGTCTGGCTTTCAATTAAGACAGGTGGAAAAGTCCATTATCATCCGGTTAAGTACGAGCCCTACGAGTGTGGTCTCCCTTCGCTAGATAAAAAAGATACGAAAGTTTCTGTGAAGTTTTATCTCACAGCAATTCTCTTCATTCTTTTCGATATCGAAATCATCTTTATGTACCCATGGGCGACGTCCTTCCGTGATTTCATCGCTTCTGGCCAGGGTGCATTTGTATTCGGATCAATGATCTTCTTCTTGGCCGTCTTCATTTTCGGTTTGTTCTGGGAAGTTAAATCAAAAGCATTGGAATGGGATTAA
- the mfd gene encoding transcription-repair coupling factor, translated as MKAEMTHTRLESILDRAFETTRGKIQVSGASSPLALAFFLSQTYSKKINGLPHVVVVGSQQEALKLQQLLMFFDPLRQSTILPAFDVSAYSGLYPNTRSAADRVRFLAKAQGAKAGEIFIASPDALIQKTIPVKILKETSRTLSAGEELPEDIAEYLNSLGYVSAPMVEDKGQYALRGGIVDIFPPTEDMPVRLDLFGDQIETLRHFNVDDQRSADEIKSFLLTPAREVLFRDETHERLLQRVRAHIDGRPVDKAEADEMLRSLVLKNSFPGIEFLLPYFYGEPASPIDHFPGAVNVWFLDPVEISRNADDFMAELKADYNTSESHVIRPEMDLLFQGFEQIAYPQNSRQIYFSTLEYLDDANDEGSADSHVEYRTSLTQDFSNLSSTNPVGSELWLQAATNKLHKWRDDGYRIFVSTKNQSHIDRLSLIFEKLELKAVRCGQDEYKWDSWLQEQESDKHLIHIVSRYLPDSLRFDEERVIFLRDEDFFGKKMRSRESSAAQDFQKQAKRLAFGDLKPGDLVVHVKHGIGVYDGLKIMAIGGVESEFIQVGFKDKDKLYLPVYRIGQLQKFSGAGATTVLDKLGGTAWEKTKAKVKSHVRDIAADLLALYAKRAEMYRPPFEFRENEIQLFENGFPYEETNDQLRAIGDILSDLKSTKPMDRLVCGDVGFGKTEVAMRAAFFAVQARRQVAILAPTTVLTFQHFETFKKRFEGWPVDIRVLNRFVTPSESKKTVQDIKDGKVDIIVGTHKLLGSSIGFKDLGLLIIDEEQKFGVTHKEKMKKLKNSVDTLTLSATPIPRTLNMALVGIRDLSLINTAPVDRLPTRTFVTKFDQETIRKAITAEISRGGQVYFIHNRIESIYGLADEIRSIVPEARIKVAHGQMEEHELEKAMLSFFHHEIDVLICTAIVESGMDVPRANTMFIDSAHMFGLSQLYQLRGRVGRSKTRAYCYLMMPKNRKLDKEQQERLKIIQENTALGSGIKIAQYDLELRGSGNILGEEQSGHVNSVGYELYMDLLNEALAEAKGEKVEDMDLDPEINLKIPALIPDAYIKDIRIRLGYYKALAEITSSDDLDRIEEELRDQFGPIPDQTVNLMGLMLIRRQCKELGVRDISAGVTSISLVFTEKTKLEPARVIQLAMKESKKYSITPDNRLNIKMATISWSAVHQEMEKLLNMI; from the coding sequence ATGAAAGCCGAAATGACTCATACAAGGCTCGAATCGATACTAGATCGCGCCTTCGAAACAACCCGCGGTAAAATTCAAGTGAGTGGAGCTTCCTCTCCGCTCGCGCTTGCTTTCTTTTTGTCACAAACATACTCTAAAAAAATCAACGGCTTGCCGCACGTAGTTGTAGTTGGCAGTCAGCAAGAAGCATTGAAACTTCAGCAGCTTTTGATGTTCTTTGACCCACTTCGTCAGAGCACGATTTTGCCGGCGTTTGATGTTTCTGCTTATTCCGGTCTTTATCCAAACACGAGATCAGCTGCTGATCGCGTGCGTTTTCTTGCAAAAGCACAGGGTGCAAAGGCTGGCGAAATATTCATTGCCTCACCTGACGCGCTGATTCAGAAAACAATTCCAGTCAAAATTCTAAAAGAAACCTCGCGAACTTTGTCAGCTGGCGAGGAGTTGCCAGAAGACATTGCCGAATATTTGAATTCCCTTGGATACGTTTCTGCGCCGATGGTTGAGGACAAGGGACAATATGCTTTGAGGGGAGGAATCGTTGATATCTTCCCACCCACTGAAGACATGCCAGTTCGCCTGGATTTGTTTGGTGATCAAATCGAAACTCTTCGGCACTTTAATGTGGATGATCAGCGCAGCGCCGATGAAATCAAATCCTTTCTTTTAACTCCTGCTCGTGAAGTTTTGTTCCGTGATGAAACTCACGAAAGACTTTTACAAAGAGTTCGTGCGCACATCGATGGTCGCCCCGTCGACAAAGCCGAGGCTGACGAAATGCTTCGCTCTTTGGTTCTTAAAAATTCGTTTCCGGGTATTGAATTTTTACTACCCTATTTTTATGGCGAGCCTGCAAGCCCAATCGATCACTTTCCAGGTGCCGTGAATGTTTGGTTCTTAGATCCTGTTGAAATCTCACGTAACGCCGATGACTTCATGGCGGAACTAAAAGCTGATTACAATACTAGCGAGTCCCACGTGATTCGCCCCGAGATGGATTTACTGTTCCAAGGCTTTGAGCAGATTGCTTATCCTCAGAACAGCCGCCAAATTTATTTTTCAACATTAGAATACTTAGATGATGCAAATGATGAGGGGTCTGCGGACTCGCATGTTGAATATCGCACTTCATTGACTCAAGACTTTTCAAATTTATCCAGCACAAATCCCGTAGGGTCTGAGTTGTGGTTACAAGCTGCAACCAACAAGCTTCATAAGTGGAGAGACGACGGCTACAGAATTTTCGTCAGCACCAAGAATCAATCACATATTGATCGTCTGTCTTTGATCTTTGAAAAACTCGAACTAAAAGCAGTTCGCTGTGGCCAGGATGAATACAAGTGGGATTCATGGCTCCAAGAACAAGAAAGCGATAAACACCTCATTCACATAGTCAGTCGCTATCTGCCAGACAGCTTGCGCTTTGATGAAGAGCGCGTGATATTTCTGCGTGATGAAGATTTCTTTGGCAAAAAAATGCGCAGCCGGGAGTCTTCAGCAGCGCAAGATTTTCAAAAACAGGCCAAGCGTTTAGCCTTTGGAGATTTGAAGCCCGGCGACCTCGTCGTTCACGTTAAACACGGCATTGGTGTCTACGACGGATTAAAAATAATGGCCATCGGCGGGGTTGAATCCGAGTTCATCCAGGTCGGATTTAAAGACAAGGACAAACTTTATCTGCCCGTCTACCGCATTGGCCAGCTCCAAAAATTTTCTGGTGCTGGTGCAACCACGGTCCTTGATAAACTCGGTGGAACCGCTTGGGAAAAAACGAAAGCTAAAGTTAAATCTCATGTTCGCGATATCGCTGCAGATCTTTTGGCTTTGTATGCAAAACGTGCGGAGATGTACCGACCTCCATTTGAGTTCCGTGAAAACGAAATTCAACTTTTCGAAAATGGCTTCCCCTACGAGGAAACCAATGATCAGTTGCGGGCTATTGGCGATATCTTATCTGATTTAAAATCAACGAAGCCAATGGATCGACTGGTTTGTGGAGATGTCGGTTTTGGAAAAACTGAGGTCGCGATGCGCGCAGCATTTTTTGCTGTTCAAGCTCGTCGCCAGGTTGCGATTCTTGCACCAACCACGGTCTTAACCTTCCAGCACTTTGAAACATTCAAAAAGCGTTTTGAGGGTTGGCCCGTTGACATTCGAGTGTTGAATCGTTTTGTCACTCCGTCGGAAAGCAAGAAAACGGTTCAAGATATTAAAGATGGGAAAGTCGATATCATCGTCGGCACACATAAACTTTTAGGAAGTTCGATAGGATTCAAGGATCTAGGTCTTTTGATTATCGATGAAGAGCAAAAGTTCGGCGTCACTCACAAAGAAAAGATGAAAAAGCTTAAAAACAGCGTCGACACCCTGACCTTGTCGGCAACACCAATACCAAGAACGCTGAATATGGCTTTGGTTGGTATTCGCGATTTAAGTTTAATCAACACGGCGCCTGTCGATAGACTGCCCACACGTACTTTCGTGACCAAATTTGATCAAGAAACTATTCGCAAAGCCATCACCGCTGAAATTTCTCGCGGTGGTCAGGTTTACTTCATTCACAATCGTATCGAATCTATCTATGGACTTGCAGATGAAATCCGCAGCATTGTTCCCGAGGCACGTATTAAAGTTGCACACGGGCAAATGGAAGAGCACGAACTTGAAAAAGCGATGTTGTCGTTTTTTCATCACGAAATTGATGTATTAATTTGTACTGCGATCGTGGAGTCCGGAATGGACGTTCCACGGGCAAATACAATGTTCATTGATTCCGCTCATATGTTTGGTTTATCACAGCTGTATCAGCTGCGGGGTCGCGTAGGTCGCTCAAAAACGCGCGCTTACTGCTATTTGATGATGCCAAAGAATCGCAAGCTCGATAAAGAACAGCAAGAGCGCTTAAAGATCATTCAAGAAAATACAGCTCTAGGTAGTGGTATTAAGATTGCTCAATATGACTTAGAGCTTCGGGGTTCAGGAAATATTTTGGGCGAGGAGCAGTCAGGCCACGTCAATTCTGTCGGCTATGAATTGTACATGGATCTATTAAACGAGGCCTTGGCGGAAGCTAAGGGCGAAAAAGTCGAGGATATGGATCTGGATCCAGAAATCAATCTTAAGATCCCAGCACTTATTCCTGATGCTTACATTAAAGATATCCGCATTCGTTTGGGTTACTATAAAGCACTCGCAGAAATTACTTCGAGCGATGATCTTGATCGGATCGAGGAGGAGTTGCGCGATCAGTTCGGTCCAATTCCTGACCAAACAGTCAATTTGATGGGTTTGATGTTAATTCGACGTCAATGTAAAGAATTAGGTGTTCGCGATATCAGTGCAGGTGTTACTTCAATCTCATTGGTGTTCACAGAAAAAACCAAGCTTGAGCCCGCACGTGTAATTCAGCTGGCGATGAAGGAATCCAAAAAGTATTCCATCACGCCAGATAATCGCCTTAACATCAAGATGGCAACTATTTCGTGGTCCGCTGTCCATCAGGAAATGGAAAAGCTTTTAAATATGATTTAA
- the nuoK gene encoding NADH-quinone oxidoreductase subunit NuoK gives MSIDFINNIGLTHYLVLAAILFVMGMTGVLLRRNVIVLLMSIELMLNSVNLTFIAFSKYLGHLEGHIMVFFVMTIAAAEAAVGLALAVSIFKRFNEVNIRFFEHLKG, from the coding sequence ATGAGCATTGATTTCATCAATAACATCGGACTTACTCACTACCTTGTCCTAGCAGCGATTCTTTTCGTTATGGGTATGACGGGAGTCCTTCTTCGTCGTAACGTGATCGTTCTATTGATGTCTATCGAGTTGATGTTGAACTCTGTGAACTTAACGTTCATCGCATTCAGCAAATACTTGGGTCATCTTGAGGGTCACATCATGGTGTTTTTCGTAATGACAATTGCAGCGGCGGAAGCAGCTGTGGGTCTTGCGTTGGCCGTATCGATCTTTAAACGCTTTAACGAAGTGAACATTCGCTTCTTCGAGCACTTGAAAGGATAG
- a CDS encoding GIY-YIG nuclease family protein encodes MKLTEMPLFFFDLQTTGAKPESGAAILEMAWTSSTGCTEASLIKLPNEEKIPYRIQMITGIFNDDMIAANAADAVFRSLEEKFANHRCVIHFAQFEKPFLAHQYSQWQKEFPFEILCTHEIAKRLFPNLPTRGIKGLAGYFGYPSQDLKRAAQQTAATKAIWEGLIAELFKQGIETWDQLQEWLQVTPKAKKTKYEYPLEKEKRLKLPDQPGVYRMISKWDEILYVGKATSLKDRVNSYFRGQKNRDSRKLEMLTQVYDLRVTVCGSPLEAALLETDEIKKWDPRYNISLKAGHRSVVFFNHEMTDIDYEQSAEFPLGPFSSSLVFDSIRNLRECLVAGKFHDNIFYEPIDASLVEEGFKVFCERNELVAETFKSVRNMLALGLWWNRQYDLLDEEASEGGDEVEEANDDVTATDIADKIERHIMRAGRTYLRAKELTKILNADISYLPADADIENRYQLKVRGGNINNEADEKRIPKVSLWKGLTIDTYDRMSVLLMELGKVRTQDGHVEIQFR; translated from the coding sequence CAGGGGCGAAGCCTGAAAGTGGTGCTGCTATTCTGGAGATGGCATGGACTTCATCCACAGGATGCACAGAAGCAAGTTTAATTAAACTTCCGAATGAAGAAAAAATTCCATATCGCATACAAATGATCACGGGAATTTTTAATGACGACATGATTGCTGCAAATGCAGCAGACGCTGTTTTCCGATCTCTCGAGGAAAAATTCGCGAATCACCGCTGTGTGATTCATTTTGCGCAATTTGAAAAACCCTTTCTGGCACACCAATACTCGCAGTGGCAAAAAGAGTTTCCTTTTGAAATCCTTTGCACGCATGAAATCGCAAAGAGACTTTTCCCGAATCTACCCACGCGTGGTATTAAGGGTCTGGCCGGATACTTCGGTTATCCTTCGCAGGATTTAAAACGGGCTGCTCAACAGACAGCGGCGACAAAGGCCATCTGGGAAGGCTTAATAGCCGAACTATTTAAACAGGGAATAGAGACCTGGGATCAGCTTCAAGAGTGGCTGCAAGTTACACCTAAAGCTAAAAAAACGAAATACGAATACCCCCTTGAAAAAGAAAAACGCCTTAAATTGCCAGATCAACCAGGTGTTTATCGTATGATTAGTAAATGGGATGAGATCCTCTATGTGGGTAAGGCGACATCGTTAAAAGACCGTGTGAACAGTTATTTCCGTGGGCAAAAGAATCGTGACTCACGCAAGCTAGAGATGCTGACTCAGGTTTATGATCTTCGAGTTACGGTGTGTGGCAGTCCTTTAGAGGCGGCATTGCTTGAAACAGACGAGATAAAAAAGTGGGACCCAAGATATAACATTTCTTTAAAAGCCGGACACCGCAGCGTCGTTTTTTTCAATCACGAGATGACCGATATCGATTACGAACAGAGTGCAGAGTTTCCTTTAGGACCGTTCTCAAGCAGTTTGGTATTCGATTCCATTCGCAATTTACGTGAATGTTTGGTGGCGGGTAAATTTCATGATAATATTTTTTACGAGCCCATCGACGCCTCTTTAGTCGAAGAAGGTTTTAAAGTTTTCTGTGAAAGAAATGAACTTGTCGCTGAGACCTTTAAATCTGTTCGAAATATGCTGGCATTGGGATTATGGTGGAATCGCCAATACGACCTTTTGGATGAGGAAGCGTCCGAGGGCGGAGACGAAGTGGAAGAAGCCAATGATGACGTCACCGCTACAGATATTGCTGACAAAATCGAACGACACATCATGCGTGCGGGCCGTACATACTTACGGGCTAAAGAACTCACCAAAATTTTAAATGCTGATATTTCTTATTTGCCTGCAGACGCAGACATTGAAAACCGTTACCAGCTTAAAGTTCGTGGTGGAAATATCAACAACGAAGCTGATGAGAAACGAATTCCAAAGGTATCACTTTGGAAGGGGCTTACAATTGATACTTACGATCGCATGAGTGTTCTGTTGATGGAACTTGGAAAAGTGCGCACACAAGACGGGCACGTAGAAATTCAATTCCGTTAG
- a CDS encoding glycoside hydrolase family 3 protein gives MNNYIREILRILSITLLSFAFPALVLAQGKSLDEVIDIKISQMSLNEKVGQLFIVGFPYTKSNKELEKFIQTYKPGSFLLFKRNIQSLEQVKKLNEDLYKISYQATKLPPLIAIDQEGGAVSRLPIQPSPPNALAIGQTQSAELSEEMGYQTGLFLREVGFNMNLAPVLDIADPYSTSFIGVRSFGSDPNLVKEIGTAYAKGLLRSKVIPTAKHFPGTGNIKADPHSTIVNNIASESDLKKKDLVPFEGYSSLGTNVAVMLSHSIYPSLDPKKVPASFSSKISTDLLRNDLKYKGLVVTDDLQMKGSKEVLRTDLAALKALQAGADIVMMTWSMADQERAMKTVRKAVETGHFTIDSLNQKLHRILVTKAFANIYRRDPNLPSMVMAGGTLSSDDYVELEDKVLTENIKTNLIAKSLPEARANVRTPANANGTVCALSPSKEFLESFKGASQEHVLTKVLFSNSRVTDVTVFKKNSRCEIVLMAVTGPKTARLLTMLPADIKKSAVVVNLGSPGLVPKEAGYRKLLQLYFNHKDSGKKVAEHFLEILGSNSENFAFTE, from the coding sequence ATGAACAATTATATCAGGGAAATTCTAAGAATTTTGAGCATTACTCTCTTGTCTTTTGCATTTCCCGCCCTTGTTCTAGCCCAGGGCAAATCTCTCGATGAAGTCATCGACATCAAAATCTCCCAAATGTCTCTCAATGAAAAAGTCGGTCAGTTATTTATCGTAGGATTTCCATACACAAAGTCTAACAAAGAACTCGAAAAGTTTATTCAAACATATAAACCGGGATCTTTTCTTCTGTTTAAACGAAATATTCAATCGCTGGAGCAAGTTAAAAAGTTAAACGAAGATCTTTATAAAATTTCTTATCAAGCAACAAAGCTTCCTCCTTTGATAGCTATTGACCAAGAAGGCGGCGCCGTATCCAGGTTGCCCATTCAACCAAGTCCGCCAAATGCCTTAGCCATCGGGCAAACCCAGTCTGCCGAACTTTCTGAAGAAATGGGTTATCAAACTGGTTTGTTTTTGCGCGAAGTGGGATTCAACATGAATCTTGCACCAGTACTGGATATTGCAGATCCCTACTCTACAAGTTTCATTGGTGTTCGATCCTTTGGCTCTGATCCAAATTTAGTCAAAGAAATTGGAACCGCTTACGCCAAAGGATTGTTGCGATCTAAAGTAATTCCTACAGCGAAACACTTTCCTGGCACGGGTAACATCAAAGCCGATCCTCACAGCACAATTGTAAATAACATCGCCTCAGAAAGTGATCTTAAAAAGAAAGATCTCGTCCCCTTTGAGGGCTATTCGTCACTTGGTACCAACGTTGCCGTCATGCTTTCTCATTCCATCTATCCATCTCTTGATCCTAAGAAAGTCCCTGCGAGTTTTTCCTCAAAGATATCCACAGATCTATTGCGCAATGATTTGAAATATAAAGGCCTGGTAGTTACTGACGATTTGCAGATGAAGGGATCAAAAGAAGTATTGCGCACCGATCTTGCCGCTTTAAAGGCTTTGCAAGCGGGAGCGGATATAGTCATGATGACTTGGTCGATGGCCGATCAGGAACGTGCCATGAAGACCGTTAGAAAAGCCGTAGAAACTGGTCATTTCACCATAGATTCCCTGAATCAAAAACTACACCGCATCCTCGTCACGAAAGCCTTTGCAAATATTTATCGCCGCGATCCAAATCTTCCTTCCATGGTGATGGCAGGCGGAACTTTAAGCTCTGACGATTACGTAGAGCTTGAGGACAAGGTCCTTACAGAGAATATTAAAACAAACTTGATTGCTAAATCTTTACCAGAGGCCCGGGCAAATGTGCGAACTCCCGCAAATGCCAACGGCACAGTCTGCGCGCTTTCACCCTCCAAAGAATTTTTAGAAAGCTTTAAAGGTGCTTCTCAAGAACACGTCTTAACGAAAGTTCTTTTCAGCAATTCTCGAGTGACAGATGTTACGGTTTTTAAAAAGAACTCTCGCTGTGAAATTGTACTGATGGCTGTCACGGGACCTAAAACGGCCCGACTTTTAACAATGCTTCCAGCCGATATTAAAAAAAGTGCCGTGGTTGTGAATTTGGGATCGCCCGGATTAGTGCCTAAGGAAGCCGGCTATCGAAAACTTTTACAACTTTACTTTAACCACAAAGACTCTGGTAAAAAGGTCGCCGAACACTTTCTAGAAATACTGGGTTCAAATTCCGAAAACTTTGCTTTCACAGAGTAA
- a CDS encoding NADH-quinone oxidoreductase subunit J yields MTADAFLFWFLAIVTLGSGLMVILLKNPIYSALSLAMTMVGMSALFVTLNAYFIAGVQLIVYAGAVMVLFTMVIMLFDLKQDISAFTRGKFSGILKIMSVGLLAGMVIASIAMTVSQLPAKTTDNPVLVGTGMETTKALGQILFTKYIFGFEALGVLLLVIAVGAVALSRSKGGTHEH; encoded by the coding sequence GTGACAGCAGACGCTTTTCTTTTTTGGTTTTTAGCGATCGTAACGTTGGGCTCGGGCCTGATGGTAATCCTTTTGAAAAATCCGATCTATTCGGCATTAAGCCTTGCTATGACAATGGTGGGGATGTCCGCTCTATTCGTGACATTGAACGCTTACTTTATCGCGGGTGTTCAGTTGATCGTATACGCCGGCGCCGTAATGGTTCTTTTCACGATGGTCATCATGCTTTTCGACCTGAAACAAGACATCTCCGCGTTCACGCGCGGTAAGTTTTCAGGCATTTTGAAGATCATGTCGGTAGGTCTTTTGGCAGGAATGGTTATTGCGTCTATCGCGATGACAGTCAGCCAACTTCCGGCGAAAACGACAGACAATCCAGTTCTGGTTGGGACAGGCATGGAGACGACAAAAGCTCTGGGCCAGATCTTGTTCACGAAATATATTTTTGGTTTTGAAGCTCTTGGCGTTCTTCTTTTGGTGATCGCTGTGGGCGCAGTTGCTCTTTCTCGTAGTAAAGGTGGAACACATGAGCATTGA